A segment of the Malaclemys terrapin pileata isolate rMalTer1 chromosome 1, rMalTer1.hap1, whole genome shotgun sequence genome:
AGATCACACAGACATGCGAACCacaggtcccaaaagtcttgagccgggcatcctttgtttggaggctgaagatggccctgaggatctgggtatAGGACATGGTGATAAAAAACATATCCAGACCAATCACAAAGAATGCCACAGAGAGACTGTAGTAACTGCTGATGCGGATGTCTGCGCAGGCCAGTTTCACCACGGCTATGTGCTCACAGTATGagtgggggatgatgttggtttTGCAATATGGCCACCGCCTCACCAGGAAGGGATAGGGCAGTATGAGCATGCTGCCACGCAGCATCACGGCCAGCCCGATCTTGGCCACCACGTGGTTTGTCAGGATAGTGGAATGTTTCAATGGATcacagatggccacatagcgatcaaaagccatggccacgAAAATCCCAGACTCTATCACTGAGAAGCAGTGAATAAAGTACAGCTGGGTGAGGCAGGAATTGAAATCTAtttccctggaattgaaccagaagatgctcagcattttgggcaggATGGATGTGGATCGGACCAGGTCAATGACAGCCAGCAtacagaggaaatagtacatgggctcatggagagTTGGCTCCCTCTTCACAATGAATAGAATGGTGAAGTTTCCTAAGACAGCTATGCcgtacatggtgcagaaggggattgAGATCCAGACGtgggctgcctccagg
Coding sequences within it:
- the LOC128833638 gene encoding olfactory receptor 52M1-like, encoding MQEIPLCLRVGNLLPYSMSDSNTTDFTNPSTFILLGIPGLEAAHVWISIPFCTMYGIAVLGNFTILFIVKREPTLHEPMYYFLCMLAVIDLVRSTSILPKMLSIFWFNSREIDFNSCLTQLYFIHCFSVIESGIFVAMAFDRYVAICDPLKHSTILTNHVVAKIGLAVMLRGSMLILPYPFLVRRWPYCKTNIIPHSYCEHIAVVKLACADIRISSYYSLSVAFFVIGLDMFFITMSYTQILRAIFSLQTKDARLKTFGTCGSHVCVISAFYIPILFSSLMHRFGHNMPLHLHILIANMYLLVPPMLNPIIYGVRTKQIRGRLLWLFTHKGT